The Streptomyces sp. NBC_00691 genome has a segment encoding these proteins:
- the asnB gene encoding asparagine synthase (glutamine-hydrolyzing) gives MCRILGSFAAGAAAHADRPDPAQLAAVSARQRHGGPDEHAVLTGPGWSLGCDRLAVTDPCGGQQPYRLPHLPGVLAVLNGEIYNHAELRRALAARGHRFPDRCDGTLLPALYAEYGPAFAERLDGMFAVAVLDLRPGSPRLVLAVDDMGMKPIHLHHDPYDGSTRFASEIPALLAFEGVRISPREDSLDTVLATRTSFSTHTALDGVSVLPPGATALVRPGAAPVVRRRGPHRSTPVGDTQDVLRHEVRRLAEAEVPVCAITSGGLDSGLVTALAAEHARETDAPPLHTFHLTYRGRWPDSEAAYARSVARRTRTVHHEVAVDPDEIGSLLTRTVRHLGQPNADPITLSTYALFRAVRENGFTVALTGDGADEIFGGYDRMRAALAAPAGADWAGAYADALSAAPRLLREHLYTADYRAHIADQGSAADRIEQELRSAEAVGEDRLTAMTAFETRWRLPAYHLRRVDHLSMAWAVEARMPFCQPSVVTHARALPTAARTGKRALYEAGAELLPSAVLRRPKQPFTLPLSAMLAPGSPLLETVRELLSPARLVLGGKVRADRVRKLLTRHCERPSPSDAQALWALAVHELWTDVVQGMRIPVGCAA, from the coding sequence GTGTGCAGGATTCTCGGCTCCTTCGCCGCCGGAGCGGCGGCCCACGCCGACCGCCCCGACCCGGCGCAACTCGCCGCCGTGTCGGCCCGTCAGCGCCACGGCGGCCCCGACGAGCACGCCGTGCTCACCGGACCCGGCTGGTCCCTCGGCTGCGACCGGCTCGCCGTCACCGACCCCTGCGGCGGGCAGCAGCCCTACCGGCTGCCCCACCTCCCCGGCGTCCTCGCCGTCCTCAACGGCGAGATCTACAACCACGCCGAGCTGCGCCGCGCCCTGGCCGCCCGCGGCCACCGGTTCCCCGACCGCTGCGACGGCACGCTGCTGCCCGCGCTCTACGCCGAGTACGGACCCGCCTTCGCCGAACGCCTCGACGGCATGTTCGCCGTCGCGGTCCTCGACCTGCGCCCCGGCAGCCCCCGACTCGTGCTCGCCGTCGACGACATGGGGATGAAGCCGATCCACCTCCACCACGACCCGTACGACGGCTCCACCCGGTTCGCCTCCGAGATCCCCGCGCTCCTCGCCTTCGAAGGGGTCCGGATCTCCCCGCGCGAGGACTCCCTCGACACGGTCCTCGCCACCCGTACGTCCTTCTCCACGCACACCGCGCTGGACGGCGTCAGCGTCCTGCCGCCCGGGGCCACCGCCCTCGTCCGGCCCGGCGCCGCCCCCGTCGTCCGCCGGCGCGGCCCGCACCGGAGCACCCCCGTCGGCGACACCCAGGACGTCCTGCGGCACGAGGTACGGCGGCTCGCCGAGGCCGAGGTCCCCGTCTGCGCCATCACCAGCGGCGGCCTCGACTCCGGACTCGTCACCGCGCTCGCCGCAGAACACGCCCGCGAGACCGACGCGCCGCCGCTGCACACCTTCCACCTCACCTACCGGGGACGGTGGCCCGACTCCGAGGCGGCGTACGCCCGTTCCGTCGCACGCCGGACCCGGACCGTGCACCACGAGGTCGCCGTCGACCCCGACGAGATCGGCTCCCTCCTCACCCGGACCGTCCGCCACCTCGGCCAGCCCAACGCCGACCCCATCACCCTCTCCACGTACGCGCTGTTCCGCGCCGTCCGCGAGAACGGCTTCACCGTCGCCCTCACCGGCGACGGCGCCGACGAAATCTTCGGCGGGTACGACCGGATGCGCGCGGCACTCGCGGCGCCGGCCGGCGCAGACTGGGCGGGGGCGTACGCGGACGCGCTCTCGGCGGCGCCGCGCCTGCTCCGGGAGCACCTGTACACCGCCGACTACCGTGCGCACATCGCCGATCAGGGCTCTGCGGCCGACCGCATCGAGCAGGAGCTGCGCTCGGCGGAGGCGGTCGGCGAGGACCGGCTCACCGCGATGACGGCCTTCGAGACCCGCTGGCGGCTTCCCGCGTACCACCTGCGGCGCGTGGACCACCTGTCGATGGCGTGGGCGGTCGAGGCGCGGATGCCGTTCTGCCAGCCGTCGGTGGTGACGCACGCGCGAGCCCTGCCCACGGCCGCGCGGACGGGGAAACGGGCGCTGTACGAGGCGGGGGCGGAACTGCTGCCCTCGGCGGTCCTGCGCCGCCCCAAGCAGCCCTTCACCCTGCCGCTCTCGGCGATGCTCGCACCGGGCAGCCCGCTCCTGGAGACGGTCCGGGAACTACTGTCCCCCGCCCGGCTGGTCCTGGGCGGGAAGGTCCGCGCGGACCGCGTGCGGAAACTCCTCACCCGCCACTGCGAACGCCCGTCCCCGAGCGACGCCCAGGCGCTGTGGGCCCTGGCGGTCCACGAACTGTGGACGGACGTCGTCCAGGGCATGCGCATCCCGGTCGGCTGTGCGGCCTGA